Proteins from a single region of Hermetia illucens chromosome 3, iHerIll2.2.curated.20191125, whole genome shotgun sequence:
- the LOC119653123 gene encoding dipeptidase 3, with protein sequence MNAVPVPSHDFMELHPVHQHQPHCKQQCFVFTDIADIELPPEITKYSEKMKNGSIQSYKKENIAAIEPQSTKSRKIAIAVGILLICLALAGGIPLALQLRSSSLLEARIAFIRRLLKESPLVEGYWKPQITSNLTKSFAELKTNNIGAVFWPIPVPCGAQYLDAVQLALEGIDEAQRSTSKSTSMVIVESADEMETAHLRGETAVVLGLSGGHALGASLAVLRSMHLLGIRFVSLASLGCTTPWVAAAYKQEHVVEENYTNSLTDFGVTVLHEMSRLGMLVEISQLSEPAMTTALRAAKAPVLISNAAPASMCNGSNIASIPDHILSLLPQNGGVLMLNMEKCGDRLLSVREAINGINYVRALAGVDHVGLSGSPGSYLYLLAELARDRLWGNAAIKKLVGGNIVRVLREVEVQKNRLPLNEEWIPRELIEGNSYCRYPEI encoded by the exons ATGAACGCGGTTCCCGTACCAAGTCACGATTTCATGGAGTTACATCCAGTCCACCAACATCAGCCTCACTGCAAGCaacaatgctttgtattcacgGACATTGCGGATATCGAACTTCCTCCCGAGATAACCAAATACTCGGAAAAGATGAAAAATGGGAGCATACAATCCTACAAAAAGGAGAACATAGCCGCTATAGAACCGCAGAGTACTAAAAGCAGGAAAATTGCAATCGCTGTTGGAATCCTGTTGATCTGCCTAGCCCTAGCTGGAGGAATCCCTCTAGCTCTACAGTTAAGGTCATCATCTCTCCTAGAAGCAAGGATAGCATTCATAAGGCGCCTTTTAAAGGAGTCGCCACTGGTCGAGGGATACTGGAAACCACAAATTACTTCGAATCTAACTAAAAGCTTTGCGGAGCTGAAAACTAATAACATTGGAGCAGTTTTCTGGCCTATTCCTGTGCCATGCGGAGCTCAATATTTGGATGCGGTGCAACTGGCCTTGGAGGGTATTGATGAAGCTCAGCGTTCAACTAGCAAAAGTACTTCAATGGTTATTGTGGAAAGTGCAGACGAAATGGAAACTGCTCATTTGAGAGGAGAGACTGCAGTGGTTCTTGGATTAAGCGGCGGACACGCTCTTGGAGCTAGTTTGGCGGTATTGCGGTCGATGCATTTATTGGGAATCCGGTTTGTCTCCTTGGCAAGTTTGGGCTGTACAACCCCATGGGTGGCAGCGGCTTATAAACAGGAGCATGTAGTCGAAGAAAACTATACGAACAGCTTAACTGACTTTGGAGTG ACCGTCTTGCATGAAATGAGCCGGCTCGGAATGCTTGTGGAAATTTCACAGCTTTCAGAACCAGCTATGACTACAGCCCTTCGCGCTGCAAAGGCACCCGTCCTCATATCTAATGCCGCTCCTGCGTCAATGTGCAATGGAAGTAACATTGCATCCATTCCCGACCATATACTCAG TCTTCTTCCTCAGAACGGCGGAGTGCTAATGCTAAATATGGAGAAATGCGGCGACCGTCTTCTCTCCGTGCGGGAAGCAATCAACGGAATTAATTATGTTCGCGCATTGGCAGGAGTCGATCATGTTGGATTAAGTGGATCTCCCGGAAGCTACTTATATCTGTTAGCAGAATTGGCTAGGGATCGGTTATGGGGCAATGCAGCAATCAAGAAGTTAGTTGGTGGCAATATTGTCCGCGTACTGCGAGAAGTTGAAGTGCAAAAGAATCGTTTACCGCTCAATGAAGAATGGATCCCGAGAGAGTTGATAGAAGGAAATTCATATTGCAGATACCCTGAGATTTGA